A genomic region of Nitrospirota bacterium contains the following coding sequences:
- the ubiE gene encoding bifunctional demethylmenaquinone methyltransferase/2-methoxy-6-polyprenyl-1,4-benzoquinol methylase UbiE, whose amino-acid sequence MDKEKMVQRMFSSAAKRYDLNNSVLSFGIHHYWKRYAVEQTYVQQGNSVLDVCTGTADIAILLAKKVGASGHVDAVDLNREMLEVGRQKVKQAGLDKLITCTQGNAESLKFGNNKFDAITVGFGVRNVKHLEKAFTEMLRTAKPGGRVVCLEFTQPETRIFRYIYDFYSFTLLPAIGTVISRDKTGIYNYLPDSIRKFPPANKLRDLMLRVGFSKVEYEMLSGGIVAVHVGTKGK is encoded by the coding sequence ATGGATAAAGAAAAGATGGTTCAGAGGATGTTTTCATCAGCAGCAAAGCGCTATGACCTTAATAATTCAGTGCTGAGTTTTGGGATACACCATTACTGGAAACGGTATGCTGTGGAACAGACATACGTACAGCAGGGAAATAGTGTCCTTGATGTATGCACCGGAACTGCTGATATAGCCATCCTGCTTGCAAAAAAGGTTGGCGCTTCAGGCCATGTTGATGCAGTAGACCTGAACAGGGAGATGCTGGAGGTCGGCAGGCAGAAGGTAAAACAGGCCGGACTTGATAAGTTAATCACATGTACTCAGGGGAATGCCGAGTCCTTGAAATTTGGGAACAATAAATTTGATGCAATTACAGTCGGCTTCGGTGTCAGGAACGTCAAACACCTTGAAAAGGCGTTTACAGAGATGTTACGGACAGCAAAACCTGGCGGCCGAGTCGTGTGTCTGGAGTTCACCCAGCCTGAAACACGAATCTTCCGCTACATATATGATTTTTATTCATTTACCTTACTGCCTGCAATCGGTACGGTTATATCAAGGGACAAAACAGGCATATACAATTATCTCCCCGACTCAATAAGAAAATTTCCCCCTGCAAACAAATTACGCGACCTGATGTTAAGAGTTGGATTTTCTAAAGTAGAATACGAAATGCTTTCAGGAGGGATCGTGGCGGTGCATGTGGGGACTAAAGGAAAGTGA